The Paraburkholderia sp. SOS3 genome includes a region encoding these proteins:
- the purT gene encoding formate-dependent phosphoribosylglycinamide formyltransferase gives MQTGQRIGTPLSPSATRVMLLGAGELGKEVIIALQRLGVEVIAVDRYRNAPGHQVAHRAHVIDMTDPAALRALVEKERPHLIVPEIEAIATDALATIETDGIAEVIPTARATQLTMNREGIRRLAAEALGLPTSPYAFADSLDELKAGIARVGYPCVVKPVMSSSGKGQSVVKSAADVDAAWQYALAGGRVNHGRVIVEGFIDFDYEITQLTVRALDPASGETRTYFCDPVGHVQVAGDYVESWQPQPMSPRALERTREVAHKVTEALGGRGLFGVELFVRGDEVWFSEVSPRPHDTGLVTLASQRLSEFELHARAILGLPVDTSLRAPGASAVIYGGLDEAGIAFEGVAQALAVPGADLRLFGKPESFVKRRMGVAVATGADVEEARARAKEAAAAVRPVSAK, from the coding sequence ATGCAGACCGGCCAACGTATCGGCACACCGCTTTCTCCTTCGGCTACGCGCGTCATGCTGCTCGGCGCAGGCGAACTGGGCAAGGAGGTGATCATTGCGCTGCAGCGTCTGGGCGTCGAAGTGATCGCCGTCGACCGTTATCGCAATGCGCCGGGCCATCAGGTTGCGCATCGCGCGCATGTGATCGACATGACCGATCCCGCCGCCTTGCGCGCGCTCGTCGAGAAGGAAAGGCCGCACCTGATCGTGCCTGAGATCGAAGCGATCGCGACCGACGCGCTCGCCACGATCGAAACCGACGGCATTGCCGAAGTGATCCCCACCGCGCGCGCCACGCAGCTGACGATGAATCGCGAAGGCATCCGCCGTCTCGCGGCCGAAGCGCTTGGCCTGCCGACCTCGCCGTATGCGTTTGCCGACTCGCTCGACGAACTGAAGGCCGGCATCGCCAGGGTCGGCTATCCGTGCGTCGTGAAACCTGTGATGTCGTCGTCGGGCAAAGGGCAGTCGGTCGTGAAGAGCGCGGCCGATGTCGACGCGGCATGGCAATATGCGCTCGCCGGCGGGCGCGTGAATCATGGGCGCGTGATCGTCGAGGGTTTTATCGACTTCGACTACGAGATCACGCAGTTGACCGTGCGCGCGCTCGATCCGGCCAGCGGCGAAACGCGCACGTATTTCTGCGATCCGGTCGGCCATGTGCAGGTGGCCGGCGACTACGTCGAATCGTGGCAGCCGCAACCGATGAGCCCACGCGCGCTCGAACGCACGCGCGAAGTCGCGCATAAGGTCACCGAGGCACTGGGCGGCCGCGGCCTGTTCGGCGTCGAACTCTTCGTGCGCGGCGACGAAGTGTGGTTCTCGGAAGTGAGCCCGCGGCCGCACGATACGGGGCTCGTTACGCTCGCCTCGCAGCGGCTCTCGGAATTCGAACTGCATGCGCGCGCCATTCTCGGCCTGCCGGTCGACACGTCGCTGCGCGCGCCGGGCGCGTCGGCGGTGATCTACGGCGGGCTCGACGAAGCCGGCATCGCGTTCGAGGGCGTCGCGCAGGCGCTTGCGGTGCCCGGTGCGGACTTGCGGCTGTTCGGCAAGCCGGAGAGTTTCGTGAAGCGCCGCATGGGTGTCGCGGTCGCGACGGGTGCGGACGTCGAGGAGGCGCGCGCGCGGGCTAAAGAGGCCGCGGCGGCAGTGCGGCCGGTTTCGGCGAAGTAG
- a CDS encoding DEAD/DEAH box helicase, giving the protein MSDTVVTPSTATFDQFGLSADILKAIAEQGYTTPTPIQAQAIPVVLGGRDVMGAAQTGTGKTASFSLPIIQRLLPAASTSASPARHPVRALILTPTRELADQVAANVQAYAKHTPLRSAVVFGGVDMNPQSAELRRGVEILIATPGRLLDHVQQKTANLGQVQILVLDEADRMLDMGFLPDLQRILNLLPKERQTLLFSATFSGEIKKLAATYLRNPQTIEVARSNSTATNVTQIVYEVAEGDKTGAVVQLIRERSLKQVIVFCNSKIGASRLARQLERDGVVATAIHGDRSQSERMQALDAFKRGEIEALVATDVAARGLDIAELPAVINFDLPFNAEDYVHRIGRTGRAGASGDALSLFSANERKQLQDIEKLIKRPLEVQRLVVDAPVRHHHDDRGGRRSRDERDDRGSRRRSGGGFERGASHSHRQPPIDDFFLKPYEPSPSALSAASAKRDENDGAPQKPASKQPLAALLGGFGMPRKPSSSS; this is encoded by the coding sequence ATGTCCGACACAGTTGTCACTCCTAGCACCGCGACCTTCGACCAGTTCGGCCTGTCGGCCGACATCCTGAAAGCCATCGCGGAGCAGGGCTACACGACGCCGACGCCGATCCAGGCGCAGGCGATTCCTGTCGTGCTGGGCGGCCGCGACGTCATGGGCGCCGCGCAGACCGGCACCGGCAAGACTGCCAGCTTCTCGCTGCCGATCATCCAGCGGCTCTTGCCGGCCGCAAGCACGAGCGCCTCGCCGGCGCGCCACCCGGTGCGCGCGCTGATCCTGACGCCGACGCGCGAACTGGCCGACCAGGTGGCCGCGAACGTGCAGGCATATGCGAAACACACGCCGCTGCGCAGCGCCGTTGTGTTCGGCGGCGTCGACATGAACCCGCAATCGGCGGAATTGCGGCGCGGCGTCGAAATCCTGATCGCGACGCCGGGGCGCCTGCTCGACCACGTGCAGCAAAAAACCGCGAATCTCGGCCAGGTGCAGATTCTCGTGCTCGACGAAGCGGACCGCATGCTCGATATGGGCTTTCTGCCCGACCTGCAGCGCATCCTGAACCTGCTGCCGAAAGAGCGTCAGACGCTGCTCTTTTCCGCGACGTTCTCGGGCGAAATCAAGAAGCTGGCGGCCACCTACCTGCGCAACCCGCAGACCATCGAAGTCGCGCGCAGCAACTCGACGGCGACCAACGTCACGCAGATCGTCTATGAAGTCGCGGAAGGCGACAAAACCGGCGCGGTCGTGCAACTGATACGCGAGCGCAGCCTCAAGCAGGTCATCGTGTTTTGCAACAGCAAGATCGGCGCGAGCCGGCTCGCGCGGCAACTCGAACGCGACGGCGTGGTCGCGACCGCGATTCACGGCGACCGTTCGCAAAGCGAGCGGATGCAGGCGCTCGACGCCTTCAAACGCGGCGAGATCGAAGCGCTCGTCGCCACCGATGTCGCGGCGCGCGGCCTCGATATTGCCGAATTGCCGGCCGTCATCAACTTCGATTTGCCGTTCAATGCGGAAGACTACGTGCACCGCATCGGCCGCACGGGGCGCGCGGGCGCATCGGGCGATGCGCTGTCGCTGTTCAGCGCGAACGAACGCAAGCAGTTGCAGGATATCGAGAAGCTCATCAAGCGGCCGCTCGAAGTCCAGCGGCTCGTCGTCGATGCGCCGGTGCGGCACCATCACGACGATCGCGGCGGCCGTCGCAGCCGCGACGAGCGCGATGACCGCGGCAGCCGGCGCCGTTCGGGCGGCGGCTTCGAGCGCGGCGCTTCGCATTCGCACCGTCAGCCGCCGATCGACGACTTCTTCCTGAAGCCGTACGAGCCGTCGCCGAGCGCGCTGTCCGCGGCATCGGCGAAGCGCGACGAGAACGACGGTGCGCCGCAAAAGCCGGCGTCGAAGCAGCCGCTCGCCGCGCTGCTAGGCGGCTTCGGCATGCCGCGCAAGCCTTCTTCGTCTTCCTGA
- a CDS encoding FUSC family protein — protein sequence MTSPSSTPGALLPSLYAAAADWARTDGRNWIYILKALTAAFLAIGIAMKLEMPQPRTAMTTVFIVMQPQSGAVFAKSFYRICGTLVGLVVMLALLGLFPQQPELFILSTAIWVGICTAGAARNRNFRSYGFVLAGYTAALIGIPASQHPDGALLSALTRVSEVLLGIVCAGAVSALIFPEHTGELVRTTVRARFSSFVDYVGNALGGRIERAQIEETNARFIADIVGLEAMRSMAVFESAESRMRGGRLARLNTEFMAASTRFHALHQLMNRLHMQSAWVTIDALEPYFREIAPLLHRRSGEPVRTAADAIHSADQLEAYKAELPQRIRATRAELAVHPDEPLLDFDTASELLYRFVEDLHAYTATYASLAVPTHARERWIEHYEPKTNPLAAGISGVRAAIVMCVLGAFWIATAWPSGTTLTLNAAAICALASSSPNPPRMAWQMAVGTTLASFMALILTFGIYPHIDGFALLCAALTPFLALGVFMTTRPKLAGYGVGYCIFFCFLAGPDNLEVYAPTSFMNDALALVLSMLVTAVAFAVLLPPSTPWLRNRLLIDLRRQVVAGCRGNVRGLRTRFESGARDLMFQINALAADEPEVKRDTLRWLFAVLEVGNAITDLRVEIDRLPREPRYARMAPWRVKLRAMRDDVGRLFETPTAKRLDIALGSTDAAIDAVQQMLARVAPEREERHRMQRILSHAHFVRSALLDPQSPLAELNGNGAGHPPPGARHAS from the coding sequence ATGACCAGTCCGTCCTCCACGCCAGGCGCCTTGCTGCCGTCGCTCTACGCGGCGGCCGCCGACTGGGCCCGCACCGACGGCCGCAACTGGATCTACATCCTGAAGGCGCTGACCGCGGCGTTTCTCGCGATCGGCATCGCGATGAAGCTCGAGATGCCGCAGCCGCGCACCGCGATGACGACCGTCTTTATCGTGATGCAGCCGCAAAGCGGCGCGGTATTCGCGAAGAGCTTCTACCGGATCTGCGGCACGCTCGTCGGCCTCGTCGTGATGCTCGCGCTGCTCGGCCTGTTTCCGCAGCAGCCCGAACTGTTCATCCTGTCGACCGCGATATGGGTCGGCATCTGCACGGCCGGCGCCGCGCGCAACCGCAACTTCCGCTCGTACGGCTTCGTGCTGGCCGGCTACACGGCCGCGCTGATCGGCATTCCTGCTTCGCAGCACCCGGACGGCGCGCTGCTGTCGGCGTTGACGCGCGTCTCGGAAGTGCTGCTCGGCATCGTCTGTGCAGGCGCCGTCAGCGCCCTTATCTTTCCCGAACACACGGGCGAACTGGTGCGCACGACCGTGCGCGCGCGCTTCAGCTCGTTCGTCGATTATGTGGGCAACGCGCTGGGCGGCCGCATCGAGCGCGCCCAGATCGAAGAAACGAATGCGCGCTTCATTGCCGATATCGTCGGCCTCGAAGCGATGCGCAGCATGGCCGTTTTCGAAAGTGCCGAATCGCGCATGCGCGGTGGGCGCCTCGCGCGGCTCAATACCGAATTCATGGCCGCGTCGACGCGTTTTCACGCGCTGCATCAGCTGATGAACCGCCTGCACATGCAAAGCGCGTGGGTGACGATCGACGCGCTCGAGCCCTACTTCCGCGAAATCGCGCCGCTATTGCACCGCCGGTCCGGCGAGCCCGTGCGCACAGCCGCGGATGCAATCCATTCGGCCGACCAGCTCGAAGCGTACAAGGCGGAACTGCCGCAGCGCATTCGCGCGACGCGCGCCGAACTCGCCGTGCATCCCGACGAGCCGCTGCTCGACTTCGACACCGCCTCCGAGCTGCTCTACCGCTTCGTCGAGGACCTGCACGCGTACACGGCCACCTACGCGTCGCTCGCGGTGCCCACGCACGCGCGCGAACGCTGGATCGAGCATTACGAGCCAAAGACGAATCCGCTCGCGGCCGGCATCTCGGGCGTGCGCGCGGCGATCGTGATGTGCGTGCTCGGCGCGTTCTGGATCGCCACCGCCTGGCCGAGCGGCACGACGCTCACGCTCAATGCGGCCGCGATCTGCGCGCTTGCATCGTCGTCGCCGAACCCGCCGCGCATGGCCTGGCAGATGGCGGTCGGCACGACCCTGGCGTCGTTCATGGCGCTGATCCTCACCTTCGGCATTTATCCGCACATCGACGGCTTTGCGCTGTTGTGCGCGGCGCTCACGCCGTTTCTCGCACTCGGCGTGTTCATGACGACACGCCCGAAACTGGCCGGCTACGGAGTCGGCTACTGCATCTTCTTCTGCTTCCTCGCCGGGCCCGACAACCTCGAGGTCTACGCGCCGACGAGTTTTATGAACGATGCGCTCGCGCTCGTGCTCTCGATGCTCGTCACCGCGGTCGCGTTCGCGGTGCTGCTGCCGCCGTCGACGCCGTGGCTGCGCAATCGCCTGCTGATCGACCTGCGCCGCCAGGTCGTAGCCGGCTGCCGCGGCAACGTGCGCGGGCTGCGCACGCGCTTCGAAAGCGGCGCACGCGACCTGATGTTCCAGATCAACGCGCTCGCAGCCGACGAGCCCGAAGTGAAGCGCGACACGCTGCGCTGGCTGTTCGCCGTGCTCGAAGTGGGCAACGCGATCACCGACTTGCGCGTCGAGATCGACAGACTGCCGCGCGAACCACGCTATGCGCGTATGGCACCGTGGCGCGTGAAGCTTCGTGCGATGCGCGACGACGTCGGCCGTCTGTTCGAAACGCCGACCGCAAAACGGCTCGATATTGCGCTTGGCTCGACCGACGCCGCGATCGACGCGGTCCAGCAGATGCTCGCGCGGGTCGCGCCGGAACGCGAAGAACGCCACCGGATGCAACGCATTCTGAGCCACGCGCACTTCGTTCGAAGCGCGCTGCTCGACCCCCAATCGCCGCTTGCCGAACTGAACGGCAACGGCGCCGGCCATCCGCCACCAGGAGCTCGCCATGCCTCGTGA
- a CDS encoding efflux RND transporter periplasmic adaptor subunit — protein MTIRNILGFIATVAIFVVAILIGHALWVHYMDEPWTRDGRVRAEVVNIAPDVSGAVVELPVRDNQLVRKGDLLMQIDPSHYRIAVEQAQAAVAARKAELQMRRDDAKRRADLDSLVVSKESRENATHTANSAQAQYQQAVAALDAAKLNLERTRVISPVDGYVTNLNVFRGDYAIAGSAKLAIVDSHSFWVYGYFEETKLPHVRLGDAAEMRLMSGGVLRGHVESISRGIYDRDNPESRELLADVNPTFNWVRLAQRVPVRIKIDAVPDGVLLSAGTTCTVVVTPSKR, from the coding sequence ATGACCATCCGTAACATTCTCGGGTTTATCGCGACTGTGGCAATTTTCGTCGTCGCGATACTGATCGGCCACGCGCTGTGGGTCCATTACATGGACGAACCGTGGACGCGCGACGGCCGCGTGCGCGCCGAAGTGGTCAATATCGCGCCCGACGTGTCGGGCGCGGTTGTCGAGCTGCCGGTGCGCGACAACCAGCTCGTCAGGAAAGGTGATCTGCTCATGCAGATCGACCCGTCGCACTATCGGATCGCGGTCGAGCAGGCGCAGGCGGCGGTCGCCGCGCGCAAGGCCGAGCTGCAGATGCGCCGCGACGATGCGAAACGGCGCGCGGATCTCGATAGTCTCGTGGTGTCGAAGGAATCGCGCGAAAACGCGACGCATACCGCCAATTCGGCGCAAGCGCAGTATCAGCAGGCCGTCGCGGCGCTCGATGCGGCGAAGCTCAATCTCGAGCGCACGCGCGTGATATCGCCCGTCGACGGTTACGTGACGAATCTCAACGTGTTTCGCGGCGACTATGCGATCGCAGGGTCGGCGAAGCTTGCGATCGTCGATAGCCACTCGTTCTGGGTCTACGGCTACTTCGAGGAAACGAAGCTGCCGCACGTGAGGCTTGGCGATGCGGCCGAAATGCGGCTGATGAGCGGCGGTGTGCTGCGCGGGCACGTCGAGAGCATCTCGCGCGGCATCTACGACCGCGACAACCCCGAAAGCCGCGAACTGCTCGCCGACGTGAATCCGACCTTCAACTGGGTGCGCCTCGCGCAGCGCGTGCCCGTGCGCATCAAGATCGATGCGGTGCCCGACGGCGTGCTGCTGTCGGCCGGCACGACCTGTACGGTCGTGGTGACGCCGTCGAAGAGATAA
- a CDS encoding MliC family protein has protein sequence MNQRFVPAAAVLAAVSIALSVALPTGAVAATGSTPRFGDLRTEKPRTQKYTCATGRILRVTYLSASNGQSFAVVPVNGRDMLFVSTISGSGVRYQAGSYTWWTKGPRADLYDSMQGGPDAPPILSDCVTIVR, from the coding sequence ATGAATCAGCGGTTCGTTCCAGCAGCGGCGGTGCTTGCCGCTGTCTCGATCGCGTTGTCGGTGGCGCTTCCCACCGGTGCGGTCGCAGCCACCGGCAGCACGCCGCGCTTCGGCGACCTGCGTACGGAAAAACCGCGCACGCAGAAATATACGTGCGCCACCGGCCGTATTCTGCGCGTCACGTATCTGAGCGCGTCGAACGGCCAGAGCTTTGCGGTCGTGCCCGTGAACGGCAGGGACATGTTGTTCGTGAGCACGATATCGGGCTCCGGCGTGCGCTATCAGGCGGGCAGCTATACGTGGTGGACGAAAGGCCCGCGCGCGGACCTGTACGACTCGATGCAAGGAGGGCCGGATGCGCCGCCGATCCTCTCCGATTGCGTGACGATCGTGCGCTAG
- a CDS encoding DUF1656 domain-containing protein has translation MPREVAILDAYMPAVIVLFLVGAVLTWMIDRVLAQIGVYSVVWHPSLFRASLLVCVCGGLGLAVYR, from the coding sequence ATGCCTCGTGAGGTTGCAATTCTCGACGCGTACATGCCTGCCGTCATCGTGCTGTTTCTGGTCGGCGCGGTGCTGACATGGATGATCGACCGGGTGCTTGCGCAGATCGGCGTGTACAGCGTCGTCTGGCACCCGTCGCTGTTTCGCGCGAGCCTGCTCGTCTGCGTGTGCGGCGGCCTCGGTCTCGCGGTTTATCGTTGA
- a CDS encoding DNA translocase FtsK, whose protein sequence is MHTAVFGWFGGSTVWLLPLIWRLVKSALPGGTGLRGPGTIRLWLGFVCVMVASCTLEASFVDIAGMDGAGHALANGLGHLLGHVGTPLAMGALFAVSLPWLLGFRWSSLLAWADAAFGLGLPRISGAARRSRRADNDASAAAHAARHAGTRSNAGIGSGMHSGANTGAHSGINSAINAGVDPRVNAITPRTNGRYTRPTVWKPPATTRGKAAAAAGSLTGAAGASRDSHASSANSAGGNVNARGAQSGAGWAPAEPVAPAGWLRGGSDGGLPRDRTPSATGSAGFASRGSVAGGVGVSPANAASATGTPAMSMPLAGRDTAGSGGSNAPGNRTVAPSRETATQRPAPASSSPTGTAGSSATTPMHRAPMRPASVTPSTSSPSSSSQTASPQTGRASAPGASTPAQPSSAVASSTRSPALGFKRPASTEPRVDPAPGVRETLRSIEENTARWTTLAGASLARRSQAEPAKAAGTDEATRGDVAASDVAPMDTTPDDSKPRTGHDAPTRASEPMREAGANAASSGSAPATLPAASDESRLDEIGGVPSATGDSAASAASAASAASGASSAIENPSSTGDTPYPAPPIPATPPTLAPWEAIEETVTALRTGSSMTSHTLSTSAAVALDAQAARHGGPQLHIVSPHPTPAPASSDDERTAETAASTSAAQPEDASPATPAGPALSNVVRFPGAQAGHPATPIASGASLDRDGAAQQLDDDAASGNAPMDTTRAESPSRSTAAPSSANAATEVPTAPDASRASLRGHAPTSFEFHAPAASHIELPSLALLARASTEVEPISDEKLAETSQLIEQRLQEFKVPVTVVGASAGPVITRFEVEPALGVRGSQIVGLMKDLSRGLGLTSIRVVETIPGKTCMGLELPNAKRQMIGLSEILEANVYQHSASKLTLAMGKDITGHPVVTDLAKAPHMLVAGTTGSGKSVAINAMIVSLLYKATPEDVRLIMIDPKMLELSVYEGIPHLLAPVVTDMKLAANALNWCVGEMEKRYRLMSAVGVRNLAGFNQKIRDAQAHEKKIGNPFSLTPDDPEPLSPLPLIVVVIDELADLMMVAGKKIEELIARLAQKARAAGIHLILATQRPSVDVITGLIKANIPTRVAFQVSSKIDSRTILDQMGAESLLGQGDMLFLPPGTGYPQRVHGAFVADEEVHRVVEHLKQFGEPQYEEGILDGPAADGATQDLFGDAPDAEADPLYDEAVAFVVRTRRASISSVQRQLRIGYNRAARLVEQMEAAGLVSSMGINGSREVLAPGPAPD, encoded by the coding sequence ATGCATACGGCAGTTTTCGGCTGGTTCGGCGGGTCGACCGTCTGGTTGCTCCCTCTCATCTGGCGCCTCGTGAAATCCGCGCTGCCTGGCGGCACGGGCCTGCGCGGTCCTGGCACGATCCGGCTGTGGCTCGGCTTCGTCTGCGTGATGGTGGCGAGCTGCACGCTCGAAGCGTCGTTCGTCGATATCGCCGGCATGGACGGCGCCGGTCATGCGCTGGCGAACGGGTTGGGCCATCTGCTGGGACACGTCGGCACACCGCTGGCGATGGGCGCGCTGTTCGCGGTGAGCTTGCCGTGGCTGCTCGGGTTTCGCTGGTCGAGCCTGCTGGCATGGGCCGATGCGGCCTTCGGGCTCGGCCTGCCGCGCATAAGCGGCGCCGCACGGCGCAGCCGGCGCGCCGATAACGATGCATCGGCGGCGGCGCATGCGGCACGGCATGCCGGAACACGCAGCAACGCAGGGATCGGCTCGGGCATGCACTCGGGCGCGAATACGGGGGCCCACTCGGGGATCAACTCAGCGATCAACGCAGGCGTGGATCCTCGCGTCAATGCGATCACACCACGCACGAACGGACGATACACGCGGCCGACCGTCTGGAAACCGCCCGCAACGACGCGCGGTAAAGCTGCCGCTGCCGCCGGGTCGCTAACAGGGGCGGCCGGTGCCTCGCGCGACAGCCATGCTTCGTCCGCCAACAGCGCTGGCGGGAACGTCAACGCGCGGGGCGCGCAGAGCGGTGCTGGATGGGCGCCCGCGGAACCGGTCGCGCCCGCCGGGTGGCTACGTGGCGGGTCCGACGGCGGCTTGCCGCGCGATCGCACGCCATCGGCTACGGGTAGCGCGGGATTCGCGTCGCGTGGTTCGGTAGCAGGCGGTGTCGGTGTTTCGCCCGCCAATGCGGCAAGCGCGACCGGAACACCCGCAATGTCGATGCCGCTTGCCGGTCGCGACACTGCCGGCAGTGGCGGCAGCAATGCGCCGGGAAATCGCACGGTCGCGCCCTCCCGCGAAACGGCGACGCAGCGGCCGGCGCCGGCTTCGTCGAGTCCGACCGGAACCGCGGGATCGAGCGCGACAACGCCAATGCACCGCGCGCCGATGCGGCCTGCTTCCGTTACTCCGTCCACTTCATCCCCTTCGTCGTCTTCTCAGACGGCTTCGCCGCAGACGGGTCGCGCGAGCGCACCGGGTGCGTCGACGCCTGCGCAGCCGAGTTCCGCCGTCGCGTCGTCGACACGCTCACCCGCCTTGGGCTTCAAGCGTCCGGCGTCGACTGAACCACGCGTCGACCCGGCGCCAGGCGTGCGCGAAACGCTGCGCAGCATCGAGGAAAATACCGCGCGCTGGACGACGCTTGCGGGCGCGAGCCTCGCGCGGCGCAGCCAGGCGGAACCCGCGAAAGCGGCGGGAACCGATGAGGCGACGCGAGGCGATGTCGCTGCAAGCGACGTCGCCCCGATGGACACAACGCCCGACGACTCAAAGCCGCGAACGGGGCATGACGCACCAACCCGCGCCAGCGAGCCGATGCGCGAGGCAGGCGCAAACGCCGCGTCGAGCGGGTCCGCACCGGCCACGCTGCCGGCTGCAAGCGATGAGAGTCGGTTAGACGAGATCGGGGGTGTCCCGAGCGCCACGGGCGACTCGGCTGCATCGGCTGCATCGGCTGCATCGGCTGCATCGGGTGCTTCCAGCGCAATCGAGAACCCGTCGAGTACCGGCGACACGCCCTACCCTGCACCTCCAATCCCGGCCACGCCGCCCACGCTCGCTCCATGGGAGGCGATCGAAGAAACCGTGACCGCGCTGCGCACCGGTTCGTCGATGACATCGCACACGCTGTCGACGTCCGCGGCAGTCGCGCTCGATGCGCAAGCGGCACGCCACGGCGGGCCGCAGTTGCATATCGTGAGTCCGCATCCGACGCCGGCCCCCGCATCGTCCGACGACGAGAGGACAGCAGAGACAGCCGCGTCCACGTCGGCTGCACAACCAGAAGACGCATCGCCCGCGACTCCCGCCGGGCCCGCGCTCTCGAACGTCGTGCGATTCCCCGGCGCGCAGGCGGGGCATCCGGCGACGCCCATCGCATCTGGCGCATCGCTTGACCGCGACGGAGCAGCACAACAGCTCGACGACGATGCCGCCAGCGGCAACGCCCCTATGGACACCACCAGAGCCGAGTCGCCGAGCCGCAGCACTGCGGCTCCCTCCAGCGCGAACGCCGCCACCGAGGTCCCGACCGCGCCCGACGCCTCGCGCGCATCGCTGCGCGGCCACGCGCCAACGAGCTTCGAGTTCCACGCGCCCGCCGCCTCGCATATCGAGTTGCCGAGCCTCGCCCTGCTCGCTCGCGCATCGACCGAAGTCGAGCCGATCTCCGATGAAAAGCTCGCCGAAACGAGCCAGCTGATCGAGCAGCGGCTGCAGGAGTTCAAGGTGCCGGTAACCGTCGTCGGCGCATCGGCAGGCCCCGTCATCACGCGTTTCGAGGTCGAGCCGGCACTCGGCGTGCGCGGCAGCCAGATCGTCGGCCTCATGAAGGACCTGTCGCGCGGACTCGGCCTGACGTCGATCCGCGTGGTCGAGACGATTCCGGGCAAAACCTGCATGGGCCTCGAATTGCCGAATGCGAAGCGCCAGATGATCGGTCTCTCGGAAATTCTCGAGGCGAATGTCTACCAGCACTCCGCGTCGAAGCTCACGCTCGCGATGGGCAAGGACATCACCGGGCATCCCGTCGTCACCGATCTCGCGAAAGCGCCGCATATGCTCGTTGCGGGCACAACGGGTTCGGGCAAATCGGTCGCGATCAACGCGATGATCGTGTCGCTGCTCTACAAGGCGACGCCCGAGGACGTGCGGCTCATCATGATCGACCCGAAGATGCTCGAACTGTCCGTCTACGAAGGCATTCCGCATCTGCTCGCGCCCGTCGTCACCGATATGAAGCTCGCGGCGAACGCGCTCAACTGGTGTGTCGGCGAAATGGAAAAACGCTACCGGCTGATGTCGGCCGTGGGCGTGCGCAACCTCGCCGGTTTCAACCAGAAGATCCGCGACGCGCAGGCACATGAGAAAAAGATCGGCAATCCGTTCTCGCTGACGCCCGACGATCCCGAGCCATTGTCGCCGCTGCCGCTCATCGTGGTCGTGATCGACGAGCTCGCGGACCTGATGATGGTGGCCGGCAAGAAGATCGAAGAGCTGATCGCGCGCCTCGCGCAAAAGGCGCGCGCCGCCGGTATCCACCTGATTCTCGCGACGCAGCGGCCGTCGGTCGATGTGATCACCGGCCTCATCAAGGCGAACATTCCGACGCGCGTCGCGTTTCAGGTGTCGTCGAAAATCGACTCGCGCACGATTCTCGACCAGATGGGCGCCGAGTCGCTGCTGGGCCAGGGCGACATGCTGTTCCTGCCGCCGGGCACAGGCTATCCGCAGCGCGTGCACGGCGCGTTCGTCGCCGACGAAGAAGTGCATCGCGTCGTCGAGCATCTGAAGCAGTTCGGCGAGCCGCAGTACGAGGAAGGCATTCTCGACGGACCGGCCGCCGACGGCGCGACGCAAGACCTGTTCGGCGACGCGCCCGACGCGGAAGCCGATCCGCTCTACGACGAGGCGGTCGCCTTCGTCGTGCGCACGCGGCGCGCATCGATCTCCTCCGTGCAGCGGCAATTGCGCATCGGCTATAACCGCGCGGCGCGGCTCGTCGAGCAGATGGAAGCGGCCGGGCTTGTCTCGTCGATGGGCATCAACGGTAGCCGCGAGGTGCTGGCGCCGGGGCCCGCGCCCGACTAG
- a CDS encoding META domain-containing protein: MRSVGALLAAAALCAACSLPQHTDADAPPPDPFNPAATQLLDDTSWQLTSWTRADGATRDVPHGEGDKAADAPITLVLSTANGQRRASGFSGCNRYTGTYMLRDGKLSFGPLAGTRMACASAGGKLESDYLDALAHVDKSGVQMRAPQELQLITASGDTLVFARSEK, from the coding sequence ATGCGCAGCGTCGGCGCATTGCTCGCGGCCGCCGCACTCTGCGCGGCGTGCTCGCTGCCGCAGCACACCGATGCGGACGCGCCGCCGCCCGACCCGTTCAACCCGGCCGCCACGCAATTGCTCGACGACACGAGCTGGCAGCTGACCAGCTGGACGCGCGCGGACGGCGCCACGCGCGACGTGCCGCATGGCGAGGGCGACAAAGCCGCCGATGCGCCAATCACGCTGGTGCTGTCGACCGCAAACGGCCAGCGCCGCGCAAGCGGTTTTTCCGGCTGCAACCGCTATACGGGCACGTACATGCTGAGGGACGGCAAGCTCAGCTTCGGGCCGCTTGCAGGCACACGCATGGCCTGCGCGAGCGCCGGCGGCAAACTCGAAAGCGACTATCTCGACGCGCTTGCGCATGTCGACAAGAGCGGCGTGCAGATGCGTGCGCCGCAGGAACTGCAGTTGATCACCGCATCCGGCGACACGCTCGTGTTCGCACGCAGCGAAAAATGA